TTTTTTCAAATGGGTAATCAACTGTTTTTATGTGGTGGCCGATGTACTTGATATTTTTTGGTTTCTTTGCAGCCGAGGGCATTATCTATCCGTTCTGGCCGACCTGGCTAGACACGCTGGGGTTCAGCGCCAGTCAGATAGGTTTGCTAATCGCGGCAGCTTATTGGCCTCAAATTGTGACCGGGGTGTTGATTACCTATGCCGCGGACTGGCGCATCGATCAAATTTACCTGGCCGCATTCCTAAGTTTTTCAGCAGCCATCAGTACGCTGCTGTTTTATTTCCTACCCACCTCTCTATTCACTTTCATCGCGTTGAGCATTTCGTTCGGCGGCCTGTGGATGGTCGTGCTGCCCCTGTGCGAGTCGTATCTGCTTAAACGAGATAAACAATCCATTCAAAATTACGGTTGGGTAAGAGCAGTTGGCTCTTCAGCATTCATTTTAACATCGACACTGGGTGGTGTTTTTTTTACTTTTTATGGGCTTTCATGGGTGCCTATCAGCGTTGCAGCAAGCATGTTTTTTACAGCATTGAGTTGTTTATGGTTAAGACATCGAGTCCCAAATAAAAACGTCTCTAACAATTCTCAGCGCGCTAAAAAACCAGACTGGCGGCGGCTATTCGAAAACAAAACGCTGCTATTGGCAATTGCTTCGGCAAGCATCATTCAGTTAAGCCATACATTGTACTTTGCCACAGCCTCAATAAACTGGGGACTTAAAGGTTATTCATCGACTACCGTTGGATTATTTTGGTCAGTTGCTGTGATTGCTGAGATTACCTATTTTGCGTTCTCGAATAAAATCCTCAAATCCTTCTCTCCCTTATCTATCGTGATTTTGTCCAGTTTATGTGCGTCGCTTCGCTGGGCACTCTTCTCTAACAGCGACGCCCTATCACTCATCATCGTAGGGCAATGCATGCACGCTCTGAGTTTTGCTGCTTATCACACGGCGATTATGCGCTTTATCCGCGATCACGCTCCGCACGACATACAGACTTTAACCCAGGGGTTCTATTATTCTTTCGCGGTAGCAATACCCATGGGGATAGCCACGCCGTTTTCCGGTTATCTTTATGAGAAAATGCCCAATGGGTCTTTTTATGTAATGGCCACCATAGCCTTACTCGGCGCGCTACTAGCCTTGATTGCTTATCAAAAAACGCGGAACTTCAAGCATGACGACACACACGTTTACAGCGGTCTGTTTTGATATGGACGGCGTCCTTATTCAGTCACGCGAAGTTATTGAACATGCCTGGTCTAGTGTGGCGCGGGAATATGGCATTGAAATTAGTCAAGACTTCATACATGAGCATATCCATGGTCGACCTGGGGAGTATACGCTGCAGGCTCTCTTTCCCAACTTCAATCAACCAACCCGGCGCACTATCAAAGAACAAGTAGATGCTGCAGAAGAGGTGGCAGTCTGTTCGTTAGTACCTGGGGTGGCAAAGCTGATTGCTCAACTGCGGGAACGATCAGTTCCGTTGGCACTGGTAACCAGTAGTTGGCCCGCTCGTATCGCCTATGTACTCAGTCATCACGGTCTGGAAACTGCCTTTGAATGTATCGTTTCACGCGAAGATGTCAGCCGTGGAAAGCCAGCTCCCGATTGCTATCAGCTAGCGGCTCGAAAATTAAACACCCCCATCAATGAATGCCTTGTCTTCGAAGACTCCGTAAGCGGAGTCCAGTCGGCGGTAAGCAGCGGTGCGAAATGTCTCGGTATCGGCAATGACGTTTCGCTAATCAACTACGGCGCTAAGGCGGTGTACATCGACTTTGACGCTCTGCCAAGCATAGAAAGCTCGACGCCGACCTCTCTGTTTACTGAAAAGGGCTTGGTTGTCGGTAGCCATAGTTCCAGGAGATTACCTTCTTAATGACATCCACACTGAAATATGCCGCTATTCTTTGGGAGTACTTGTCCGAAGGGCGTCAGCATGAGACCTGTGATTTGCTCGTAGTCTGTGGGTCATACGATCTTCGTGTCTGCGACTACGCTTGTGAACTGCTTCGCAAGGGAGTAGCTGGCCACCTATTATTCACAGGCAATACGGGGAATTGGACGAGACACTTATGGGATAAAACCGAAGCCGAAGTTTTTGCTCGACGCGCGCTCGACCTTGGGATTCTGCATGAGCAATTCAGCTTGGAAAAGCGAGCAACCAACTTTGCTGAAAACATTGCCTTCACTAAAGAAATGTTTCCACAAATAAAAAGTGCTACTTTTCTTACCAAGCCAAACTCAATTCGCCGGGTAAAACTGACTTTACCTATCCAATGGCCCGGCCTTGATGCATGGGTTGATGCTCCGAGCTATTGTTTCCCTGAACAAACTTCCAATCAGGTGGGGGTGCTGGGATTAATCGACGAAATGGTGGGTGATGTACAGCGCATTATGCTGTATCCAGAAAAGGGCTTTCAGATCGGAGAAGAGTTACCGAAAAAAGTCGAGGCGGCGTGGAGGCACTTGATTGAGCTGGGCTTTAAAAACCACCTTACCAGTTAGTGTACCGCGCTTGGACAATGGCACCGCTCCAGCGTCGTCGTGCCCCTCATCGCGCAATGCAGAACACCGATAGGATCAGGCAATACTCAAATTCAATCCGGCATAGCCCCCCAGCACTCTCCCACCTAGCATGGCCTCGCCTTATATCTTCAGGAGTGCGCCCCTTGAGTGCAGAAAAAACCATTTTTATCACCGGCGTCAGTAGCGGCTTTGGCCAGGCCCTGGCTAAGGAAGCTCTCGCTCAGGGCCATCGAGTGATCGGCACTGTACGCAGCGAATCCTCTCTGGCAGCCTTTGAGGCGCTCTCGCCTGAGCGGGTCCATGGGGTGCTTCTGGACGTTACCGACTTCGATGCCATCGACGCGGTGGTCGCGGCTGTTGAGGAACGGCACGGCCCGGTAGACGTGCTGGTGAACAACGCCGGTTATGGCCACGAGGGGATTTTCGAGGAGTCGTCGCTGGCAGAGATGCGCCGCCAATTCGACGTCAATGTATTTGGCGCAGTGGCGGTGAGCAAGGCGTTTGTGCCGTATTTTCGCCAGCGGCGGGCGGGGCATATCCTCAATATCACGTCCATGGGCGGCTACATCACCATGCCGGGCATTGCCTATTACTGCGCTAGCAAATTCGCGCTGGAGGGCATCTCTGACACGTTGAGCAAGGAGCTTGCACCCTTCGATATTTTTGTCACGGCCGTGGCACCAGGGTCGTTTCGCACGGATTGGGCAGGCCGTTCGATGCAGCGTACGCCGCGCAGTATCCGTGACTACGATGCGAGTTTCGACCCGGTGCGCAAAGCCCGTGAGAAAAAAAACGGCCATCAACCGGGCGACCCGCAGAAAGCCGCACGCGCCATGCTGACGGTTATCGCCAGTTCCAGCCCGCCGGCTCACCTGCTGCTGGGCAGCGACGCCCTGGCCCTGGTGCGTGACAAGCTGCGCCGGACCGCGGAGAGTATTAAGCAATGGGAGGCGCTTAGCTGTTCTACGGATGGCTGAGCATGAATGTGGAGAGCGTGCAGTCGATGTCGAGACCCAAGGACCCGAGCACATTGCGTATGGTGCAGTTGATGGGCCAGCTTGCGCCACTGGAGGGTTACAACCTGAGCCCGCTGGATGATGTGCGTTTTCTGCGTTCCAACCGGCCGCTGACACGCACGCCGGTTTTGTATGAACCGGGCATCGTTATCCTCTGTCAGGGGCGCAAACGCGGCTATCTGGGTGATGACGTTTACGTCTATGACGCCCAGCATTATCTGGTGGTGTCGGTGCCGGTACCCTTCACGATGGAGACCGACGCCAGCGAGGCACAGCCAATGCTGGCGGTGTACCTGCGTCTGGATTTCCCCCTGGCCGGCGAGCTGATTCAGCAGGTGGACGAGATATGGAACTTCCGCTCGGCTCAGCCCATGGGCATGTACGCCTCGCCCATGGACGAACCGCTGCGGCGGTCGACTCTGCGTTTTCTGGAGGTCATGGCCGACCGAACCGACGCGCAAATCCTAGGCCCGGCGATGCTGCGCGAACTCTACTACCGCATCCTCACCGGCGAACAAGGCGGCACGCTACGCGCCGCGATTGCCCAGCAGGGCCAATTCGGCAAGGTGACGCGCGCCATTCACAAAATCCACAGCTGTTACCACGAGCATCTGGATGTAGAAGCACTGGCGCAGGAAGCGCAGATGAGCGTGCCCAACTTTCATCTGCATTTTCGCAAGGTGACCGATTCATCGCCGATGCAGTACCTCAAGTCGACACGCTTGCATCAAGCGCGATTACTGATGCTGCGTAACGACCTGACAGCGTCCAAGTCGGCATTTCTGGTGGGGTATGAAAGTGCTTCGCAATTTAGCCGCGACTTCAAGCGCCTCTTCGGCCGCACACCAATAGCGGAGGTGGCGTGGATGAAACGGACCTATGCGTTGCCGGCACCGACAACCCCGTCGCCCTTCGTGTCATCACACTGACCTTTAATCAGTCCTGTCTTATACCTAGCCCGCAATCGAGCGGGCTTTTCTTAATTTGCGATTAATTTTGCTGAAGTAGAGGCTTGTGGCTGCGATGATGCTGGAAGACTCACAGCGCTCAACTTCCCAGTAGCGTCATCTGGGAGCGTGTACATGGCGCCTGTGAGTGGGTCAACGATCAGCATGCCTATCAAGCCACCAATCAGCAGGTTGCCCCAGTACCAGCCACTGACAGTCGATTTCAGAGGAACAGTCGTCTCTGTGTAGCCTTCCTTCTGAAATGTGACGGTGTAGCTTTGGCTTTTGAAGTAGCCCCTGCTCGTCTCCAGCAATGCTGTGCCTGGCGTGACGCCCTTCGACAGCACAGCTCCATTGCTGTTCTTGATTACGTAGTTTGCATTTGTCGGCACGCTGTACAGACCCACTTTCGGCTTACTATCGCTCACGATGCTGGCGCAGCCGCTAATGACAACCATCGCAGCAAACGCTACGGCACCTGCCACCTTTCCCATCTTCATACAATCACTCCATTGCGCCTTCATTGGCATAGCCGAGATACGGCCGGCGCGGATTGTATCTGAGTGATGGCACTTAGACATATATGCCTGTCTAAAATACACGCCCTTTTCAAATATGCATTTATGCATTTATGCATTTATGCATTAAACGTAGCGCTGCCCTCTTGCCAAGGCCACCGCGTGCAATGCTTCGTCGCGTCTATTGGTGTACAGCGGATTCAGTTGGTCGAAATTTCCACGCACGACAACCCTATTACGTCAGCACTTGCACCTGCGCGCCCACCGGCAATGACCAAGCCCGGCTACGAATGGGAGGCGCAGGCCGCAAGCTTCACGAGCAGCGCGAAGAAGTCTAAACCAAGCTGCCGAAACTCCAGGTTGAGGTGATCCTGCCCGAAAGCTGCCAGTGAGATCCTGGACTTGGGCGATGCCATCCGCATGCTGAGGCACACGGGCAAGCGGCTGTGGGGTCTGCGCTGGGACGAACCCCAGAAACGCAAAAGCCCCGCTTTCGCGAGGCTTTCGTGTCAATCTTGGCGGGAAACCAGGGATTCGAACCCTGGGAACGCTATTAACGTTCGCCGGTTTTCAAGACCGGTGCATTCAACCACTCTGCCAATTTCCCTTGTGCGTCACAGGATTATGATAGCTCATCCCGTCTCAGCGGGCGCCATAATACCCGAATGAAACACACTGTCAAACTCTCTGCATAGCTTGTTACAGAGCGTCTGTTATGATCTTTGCGACTGAACGTTTCAAAACTGAAGGAGTGTCGCCATGCGCGAACAGAATTACGCAGTGAATGGCAACGCGCAGGCTGAGCAGCTTGAAGTCAGCCGCGTCTTGCGCAATACGTACGGCCTGCTCGCCCTTACCCTCGCATTCAGCGGCGTGATGGCTTACGTGGCCCAGCAGATGCGCGTCGGTTACCCGAATATCTTTGTCGTGTTGATCGGCTTCTATGGTCTGTTCTTCCTGACCAACAAGCTGCGTGACTCGGCGTGGGGCCTGGTGTCGGCGTTTGCCTTGACCGGCTTCATGGGCTTTATCCTCGGCCCGATCCTCAACCGTTACCTCGGCATGGCCGGCGGCGCGGAGGTGGTCAGTTCGGCGTTTGCCATGACCGCATTGGTGTTTGGTGGCCTGTCGGCGTACGTGCTGATCAGCCGTAAGGACATGAGCTTCCTGGGCGGCTTCATTACCGCTGGTTTCTTCGTGTTGCTGGCGGCTGTGGTAGCCGGCATGTTCTTCCAGATCAGCGGCCTGCAACTGGCGATCAGCGCAGGTTTCGTGCTGTTCTCCTCGGTGTGCATCCTGTTTCAGACCAGCGCCATCATCCATGGTGGTGAGCGTAACTACATCATGGCCACCATCAGCCTGTATGTGTCGATCTACAACCTGTTTATCAGCCTGTTGCAGATCTTCGGCATCATGAGCCGCGACGACTGATTGTTAACGCTGTAAAAAATGCCCCGTATCGCGAGATACGGGGCATTTTTATTGGCCGCGGTGTTGGCCGATCAGTACTGGTTGGGCTCCATCTCGAGCTCTACCCCGAAACGTTCGGCGATATCCCGCTGGATACGCAGCGCCAGGTTGGCAATGTCACGGCCGCTGGCCGCGCCATAGTTCACCAGCACCAGCGCTTGCATTTTATGCACGCCGGCATCGCCATCGCGAAAGCCCTTCCAACCCGCCTTGTCGATCAGCCAACCGGCGGCGAGCTTGGTCTGCCCGTCTGCCTGTGGGTAGGCCACCAGGTCCGGATACTGGCCTTTCAGTTCGGCAGCCAGGGCCTGGGGTACCAGCGGATTTTTGAAGAAACTGCCGGCATTGCCCAGCTCTGCCGGGTCTGGCAATTTTTCGCGACGAATACTGCAAATCGCCCGGCTTACGTCCGTCGGCGTAGCGTCGGTAATCCCCTGCCCGGCCAGGCGCTGCTGCACCGGGCCGTAGTCGAGTTTCAGGTGGCTGGCGCGGCTCAGGGCAAAACGCACGCGCAGGATCAACCAACGCCCGACTTCATGTTTGAACAGGCTGTCGCGGTAGGCAAACCTGCATTCCTGCAGGCTGAAGTCCCGCAGTTCTCCGGTCTGGCGGTCCAGCGCAGTGAGGCCGGCAAACACGTCCTTGATCTCAACGCCGTAGGCACCGATGTTTTGCATGGGCGCCGCCCCCACCGTGCCCGGAATGAGGCTGAGGTTTTCCAGGCCGCAAAAACCCTGCTCAAGGGTCCATAGCACAAAGGGGTGCCAGGCTTCGCCCGCTTCAGCCTCGACCACCACGTGCACGCCGTCGTCGTGCAGCACGCGAATACCCTGGGTCGCCATGCGCAATACCAGGGCAGGCACATCCTGGGTCAGCAGCAGGTTGCTGCCGCCCCCGATCACCAGCAATGGCACACCGTGCGCCTCGGCGTAGGCCAGGGCTTGCTGCACATCGGCATCACTGCGGGCCTCGGCAAACAGTTGGGCGCGTACATCGATGCCAAAGCTGTTGAAGGGTTTGAGCGATACCTGCGCCTGTACTTGC
Above is a genomic segment from Pseudomonas sp. R5-89-07 containing:
- a CDS encoding Bax inhibitor-1/YccA family protein codes for the protein MREQNYAVNGNAQAEQLEVSRVLRNTYGLLALTLAFSGVMAYVAQQMRVGYPNIFVVLIGFYGLFFLTNKLRDSAWGLVSAFALTGFMGFILGPILNRYLGMAGGAEVVSSAFAMTALVFGGLSAYVLISRKDMSFLGGFITAGFFVLLAAVVAGMFFQISGLQLAISAGFVLFSSVCILFQTSAIIHGGERNYIMATISLYVSIYNLFISLLQIFGIMSRDD
- a CDS encoding oxidoreductase, encoding MSAEKTIFITGVSSGFGQALAKEALAQGHRVIGTVRSESSLAAFEALSPERVHGVLLDVTDFDAIDAVVAAVEERHGPVDVLVNNAGYGHEGIFEESSLAEMRRQFDVNVFGAVAVSKAFVPYFRQRRAGHILNITSMGGYITMPGIAYYCASKFALEGISDTLSKELAPFDIFVTAVAPGSFRTDWAGRSMQRTPRSIRDYDASFDPVRKAREKKNGHQPGDPQKAARAMLTVIASSSPPAHLLLGSDALALVRDKLRRTAESIKQWEALSCSTDG
- a CDS encoding YdcF family protein — translated: MTSTLKYAAILWEYLSEGRQHETCDLLVVCGSYDLRVCDYACELLRKGVAGHLLFTGNTGNWTRHLWDKTEAEVFARRALDLGILHEQFSLEKRATNFAENIAFTKEMFPQIKSATFLTKPNSIRRVKLTLPIQWPGLDAWVDAPSYCFPEQTSNQVGVLGLIDEMVGDVQRIMLYPEKGFQIGEELPKKVEAAWRHLIELGFKNHLTS
- a CDS encoding MFS transporter is translated as MYLIFFGFFAAEGIIYPFWPTWLDTLGFSASQIGLLIAAAYWPQIVTGVLITYAADWRIDQIYLAAFLSFSAAISTLLFYFLPTSLFTFIALSISFGGLWMVVLPLCESYLLKRDKQSIQNYGWVRAVGSSAFILTSTLGGVFFTFYGLSWVPISVAASMFFTALSCLWLRHRVPNKNVSNNSQRAKKPDWRRLFENKTLLLAIASASIIQLSHTLYFATASINWGLKGYSSTTVGLFWSVAVIAEITYFAFSNKILKSFSPLSIVILSSLCASLRWALFSNSDALSLIIVGQCMHALSFAAYHTAIMRFIRDHAPHDIQTLTQGFYYSFAVAIPMGIATPFSGYLYEKMPNGSFYVMATIALLGALLALIAYQKTRNFKHDDTHVYSGLF
- the murB gene encoding UDP-N-acetylmuramate dehydrogenase, whose amino-acid sequence is MTLQVQAQVSLKPFNSFGIDVRAQLFAEARSDADVQQALAYAEAHGVPLLVIGGGSNLLLTQDVPALVLRMATQGIRVLHDDGVHVVVEAEAGEAWHPFVLWTLEQGFCGLENLSLIPGTVGAAPMQNIGAYGVEIKDVFAGLTALDRQTGELRDFSLQECRFAYRDSLFKHEVGRWLILRVRFALSRASHLKLDYGPVQQRLAGQGITDATPTDVSRAICSIRREKLPDPAELGNAGSFFKNPLVPQALAAELKGQYPDLVAYPQADGQTKLAAGWLIDKAGWKGFRDGDAGVHKMQALVLVNYGAASGRDIANLALRIQRDIAERFGVELEMEPNQY
- a CDS encoding HAD family phosphatase gives rise to the protein MTTHTFTAVCFDMDGVLIQSREVIEHAWSSVAREYGIEISQDFIHEHIHGRPGEYTLQALFPNFNQPTRRTIKEQVDAAEEVAVCSLVPGVAKLIAQLRERSVPLALVTSSWPARIAYVLSHHGLETAFECIVSREDVSRGKPAPDCYQLAARKLNTPINECLVFEDSVSGVQSAVSSGAKCLGIGNDVSLINYGAKAVYIDFDALPSIESSTPTSLFTEKGLVVGSHSSRRLPS
- a CDS encoding AraC family transcriptional regulator gives rise to the protein MSRPKDPSTLRMVQLMGQLAPLEGYNLSPLDDVRFLRSNRPLTRTPVLYEPGIVILCQGRKRGYLGDDVYVYDAQHYLVVSVPVPFTMETDASEAQPMLAVYLRLDFPLAGELIQQVDEIWNFRSAQPMGMYASPMDEPLRRSTLRFLEVMADRTDAQILGPAMLRELYYRILTGEQGGTLRAAIAQQGQFGKVTRAIHKIHSCYHEHLDVEALAQEAQMSVPNFHLHFRKVTDSSPMQYLKSTRLHQARLLMLRNDLTASKSAFLVGYESASQFSRDFKRLFGRTPIAEVAWMKRTYALPAPTTPSPFVSSH